One Periophthalmus magnuspinnatus isolate fPerMag1 chromosome 8, fPerMag1.2.pri, whole genome shotgun sequence genomic window carries:
- the LOC117375322 gene encoding tRNA-dihydrouridine(16/17) synthase [NAD(P)(+)]-like isoform X1: MGGVALDVGGPAVKAPDGGWGWAVLLGCFVITGFSYAFPKAVSVFFKELIREFGVGYSDTAWISSILLAMLYGTGPLCSVLVNRFGCRPVMMVGGLFASMGMILASFATSILHIYLCTGVITGLGLALNFQPSLIMLNRYFNEKRPLANGLSAAGSPVALCCLSPLGQVLQYQYGWRGGFLILGGLLLNCCVCAAVMRPLLPPKSQQRDTEAPGVGEGADKKKKPKPKLLDFTVFKDCGFVIYTVAASIMVLGLFVPPVFVVSYAKELGYEDTKSALLLTILGFVDMFARPTCGVIAGLKWVRPRCVYLFSFAMIFNGVTDLVGSQASDYSTLVVFCIFFGISYGMVGALQFEVLMAIVGTEKFSSAIGLVLLMEAIAVLIGPPGAAAETMPKLQGFEFWRQTLKEARFVVAPMVDQSELAWRLLSRRHGAQLCYTPMFHAQVFVRDANYRRENLYNEVCTEDRPLITQFCANDPEVFVQAALLAQDYCDAIDLNLGCPQMIAKRGHYGVFLQDEWELLEKMVKLAHEKLSVPVTCKIRVFEDMEKTVRYAQMLEKAGCQLLTVHGRTKDQKGAFTGIASWEHIKAVRQAVKIPVFANGNIQHLSDVERCIQETGVQGVMSAEGNLHNPALFEGRSPPVWEMAEEYLEVVREHPPCTLSFIRAHLFKLWHHTLQIHQDLREELAKVKTVEGLAEVSHQLKLRCQEEISRCAGAEEWDRDLPFPHWICQPYVRPPPKDPVMNGNSQPADVKKPTCHKRALEDDPDSNPEGLSKNKQKKRSRNPHKNFCPEQKPKYIKCEQCGNPKGNKCVFNLCRGCCKKKAFKEVADCPSHGLKFKTKADKRKQEEEEEEQKEEDKEKERNQRGQKRKSGTEHERKSTVPPSVQGSPPHMLPNGQTNL; encoded by the exons GCCCTCTCTGCAGTGTCCTGGTGAACCGCTTTGGCTGCCGACCCGTCATGATGGTGGGCGGCCTCTTTGCGTCCATGGGCATGATCCTGGCCTCGTTCGCCACCAGTATTCTCCATATATACCTGTGCACCGGGGTCATCACAG GTCTGGGTCTGGCCCTGAACTTCCAGCCCTCCCTGATCATGCTGAACCGTTACTTTAACGAGAAGCGCCCCCTGGCTAACGGTCTGTCTGCGGCAGGGAGTCCTGTGGCCCTGTGCTGCCTCTCCCCTCTGGGACAAGTGCTGCAGTACCAATATGGCTGGAGGGGAGGCTTTCTCATCCTTGGGGGGCTCCTGCTaaactgctgtgtgtgtgcagccGTCATGAGGCCCCTGCTTCCCCCTAAGAGCCAGCAGAGGGACACCGAGGCCCCCGGAGTGGGAGAGGGTGCTGACAAGAAGAAAAAGCCCAAACCCAAGTTGCTGGACTTCACCGTGTTCAAAGACTGTGGCTTTGTCATCTACACCGTGGCTGCCTCCATTATGGTGCTGGGGCTCTTTGTACCTCCGGTCTTTGTGGTGAGCTATGCTAAAGAATTGGGCTATGAGGACACCAAGTCCGCCCTGCTGCTCACCATCCTGGGCTTCGTTGACATGTTCGCACGGCCCACTTGTGGGGTCATTGCTGGGCTCAAGTGGGTGCGCCCACGCTGTGTCTACCTCTTCAGCTTCGCCATGATCTTCAACGGGGTCACAGACCTCGTCGGATCACAG GCATCGGACTATTCAACCCTGGTGGTCTTCTGTATCTTCTTCGGGATCTCCTATGGGATGGTGGGCGCACTGCAGTTCGAGGTGCTCATGGCCATCGTAGGCACTGAGAAGTTCTCCAGCGCCATTGGCTTAGTACTTCTCATGGAGGCCATCGCTGTGCTCATCGGGCCCCCTGGTGCAG CTGCAGAAACCATGCCCAAGCTGCAGGGCTTTGAATTCTGGCGTCAGACGCTGAAGGAAGCACGCTTTGTGGTGGCTCCCATGGTGGACCAGAGCGAGCTGGCCTGGCGCCTGCTGAGCCGCAGACATGGGGCCCAGCTCTGCTACACCCCCATGTTCCACGCCCAGGTGTTTGTGCGTGACGCCAACTACAGGAGGGAAAACCTGTACAATGAGGTGTGCACAGAGGACCGGCCGCTCATCACACAg TTCTGTGCCAATGACCCAGAGGTGTTTGTCCAGGCAGCTCTGCTGGCTCAGGACTACTGCGATGCCATTGACCTTAACCTGGGCTGTCCTCAGATGATTGCGAAGAGAG GTCACTATGGGGTTTTCCTGCAGGATGAGTGGGAACTGCTGGAGAAAATGG TGAAGTTGGCCCATGAGAAGCTGTCTGTGCCCGTGACTTGTAAGATCCGAGTGTTCGAGGACATGGAGAAGACTGTCCGATATGCACAGATGCTGGAAAAGGCCGGATGTCAG CTGCTTACGGTGCATGGTAGAACCAAAGACCAGAAAGGAGCTTTTACAGGCATCGCCAGCTGGGAGCACATCAAGGCTGTGCG GCAGGCAGTGAAGATCCCTGTGTTTGCCAATGGGAACATCCAGCACCTGAGCGACGTGGAACGCTGCATCCAGGAGACCGGAGTGCAGGGGGTCATGAGTGCAG AGGGAAACCTGCATAACCCAGCCCTGTTCGAGGGCCGTAGCCCCCCTGTGTGGGAGATGGCTGAGGAATATCTGGAGGTGGTGAGAGAGCACCCACCCTGCACCCTGTCCTTCATCAGAGCTCACCTGTTCAAGCTCTGGCACCACAC GCTGCAGATCCACCAGGACCTGAGGGAGGAGCTGGCCAAAGTCAAGACTGTGGAGGGACTGGCTGAAGTCAGCCACCAGCTCAAACTCAGGTGTCAG GAGGAGATTTCTCGCTGTgctggagcagaggagtgggACAGAGATTTGCCTTTCCCGCACTGGATCTGTCAGCCCTACGTACGACCACC GCCCAAGGACCCAGTGATGAATGGGAACAGCCAGCCCGCAGATGTGAAGAAGCCCACCTGCCACAAGAGGGCGCTGGAGGATGACCCGGACTCTAACCCTGAAGGTCTGTCCAAAAACAAGCAGAAGAAGAGGTCCAGGAACCCCCACAAGAACTTTTGCCCCGAGCAAAAAC CAAAGTACATCAAGTGTGAGCAGTGTGGAAACCCAAAG ggaaataaatgtgttttcaacCTGTGTCGCGGCTGCTGTAAGAAGAAGGCCTTCAAAGAGGTGGCAGACTGCCCAA GTCACGGGCTGAAGTTCAAGACCAAAGCAGATAAGcgcaaacaggaggaagaggaggaggagcagaaggaggaggataaggagaaagagaggaaccAGAGGGGCCAAAAGCGCAAGAGTGGGACAGAACATGAGAGGAAAAGCACAGTGCCTCCTTCAGTCCAGGGCTCACCACCACACATGCTCCCAAATGGACAAACAAACCTGTGA
- the LOC117375322 gene encoding tRNA-dihydrouridine(16/17) synthase [NAD(P)(+)]-like isoform X2, giving the protein MPKLQGFEFWRQTLKEARFVVAPMVDQSELAWRLLSRRHGAQLCYTPMFHAQVFVRDANYRRENLYNEVCTEDRPLITQFCANDPEVFVQAALLAQDYCDAIDLNLGCPQMIAKRGHYGVFLQDEWELLEKMVKLAHEKLSVPVTCKIRVFEDMEKTVRYAQMLEKAGCQLLTVHGRTKDQKGAFTGIASWEHIKAVRQAVKIPVFANGNIQHLSDVERCIQETGVQGVMSAEGNLHNPALFEGRSPPVWEMAEEYLEVVREHPPCTLSFIRAHLFKLWHHTLQIHQDLREELAKVKTVEGLAEVSHQLKLRCQEEISRCAGAEEWDRDLPFPHWICQPYVRPPPKDPVMNGNSQPADVKKPTCHKRALEDDPDSNPEGLSKNKQKKRSRNPHKNFCPEQKPKYIKCEQCGNPKGNKCVFNLCRGCCKKKAFKEVADCPSHGLKFKTKADKRKQEEEEEEQKEEDKEKERNQRGQKRKSGTEHERKSTVPPSVQGSPPHMLPNGQTNL; this is encoded by the exons ATGCCCAAGCTGCAGGGCTTTGAATTCTGGCGTCAGACGCTGAAGGAAGCACGCTTTGTGGTGGCTCCCATGGTGGACCAGAGCGAGCTGGCCTGGCGCCTGCTGAGCCGCAGACATGGGGCCCAGCTCTGCTACACCCCCATGTTCCACGCCCAGGTGTTTGTGCGTGACGCCAACTACAGGAGGGAAAACCTGTACAATGAGGTGTGCACAGAGGACCGGCCGCTCATCACACAg TTCTGTGCCAATGACCCAGAGGTGTTTGTCCAGGCAGCTCTGCTGGCTCAGGACTACTGCGATGCCATTGACCTTAACCTGGGCTGTCCTCAGATGATTGCGAAGAGAG GTCACTATGGGGTTTTCCTGCAGGATGAGTGGGAACTGCTGGAGAAAATGG TGAAGTTGGCCCATGAGAAGCTGTCTGTGCCCGTGACTTGTAAGATCCGAGTGTTCGAGGACATGGAGAAGACTGTCCGATATGCACAGATGCTGGAAAAGGCCGGATGTCAG CTGCTTACGGTGCATGGTAGAACCAAAGACCAGAAAGGAGCTTTTACAGGCATCGCCAGCTGGGAGCACATCAAGGCTGTGCG GCAGGCAGTGAAGATCCCTGTGTTTGCCAATGGGAACATCCAGCACCTGAGCGACGTGGAACGCTGCATCCAGGAGACCGGAGTGCAGGGGGTCATGAGTGCAG AGGGAAACCTGCATAACCCAGCCCTGTTCGAGGGCCGTAGCCCCCCTGTGTGGGAGATGGCTGAGGAATATCTGGAGGTGGTGAGAGAGCACCCACCCTGCACCCTGTCCTTCATCAGAGCTCACCTGTTCAAGCTCTGGCACCACAC GCTGCAGATCCACCAGGACCTGAGGGAGGAGCTGGCCAAAGTCAAGACTGTGGAGGGACTGGCTGAAGTCAGCCACCAGCTCAAACTCAGGTGTCAG GAGGAGATTTCTCGCTGTgctggagcagaggagtgggACAGAGATTTGCCTTTCCCGCACTGGATCTGTCAGCCCTACGTACGACCACC GCCCAAGGACCCAGTGATGAATGGGAACAGCCAGCCCGCAGATGTGAAGAAGCCCACCTGCCACAAGAGGGCGCTGGAGGATGACCCGGACTCTAACCCTGAAGGTCTGTCCAAAAACAAGCAGAAGAAGAGGTCCAGGAACCCCCACAAGAACTTTTGCCCCGAGCAAAAAC CAAAGTACATCAAGTGTGAGCAGTGTGGAAACCCAAAG ggaaataaatgtgttttcaacCTGTGTCGCGGCTGCTGTAAGAAGAAGGCCTTCAAAGAGGTGGCAGACTGCCCAA GTCACGGGCTGAAGTTCAAGACCAAAGCAGATAAGcgcaaacaggaggaagaggaggaggagcagaaggaggaggataaggagaaagagaggaaccAGAGGGGCCAAAAGCGCAAGAGTGGGACAGAACATGAGAGGAAAAGCACAGTGCCTCCTTCAGTCCAGGGCTCACCACCACACATGCTCCCAAATGGACAAACAAACCTGTGA